From Anopheles darlingi chromosome 2, idAnoDarlMG_H_01, whole genome shotgun sequence, the proteins below share one genomic window:
- the LOC125947883 gene encoding E3 ubiquitin-protein ligase hyd isoform X1, whose protein sequence is MSALHFVVHPLPGTEDQLNDRIREVADKINKYGVQTLPGLQSLKVPVKQIVIGPAHLGLLLEDGRAFRVAFSIIPERLDLSKQDASKAGVGGTGGAGGSNGGAGSGSGGGGGGGGSGGGNPSGGGGGQANNNSKSTPTSRQCRSRARIMRTSSSVRGGGSSSGSGSRSTGVIMGTGSSGSRSIVSVPPQSVPEELVAQAQVVLQGKSRNLIIRELQRTNLDVNLAVNNLLSRDDEGGDDTEEGSDNYVAEDLISLLDGGFHPDNSVIIDAEAMFSEDVFGFSNIRNLMLYSRARSERNQNNSSSASGGVAGGSGGTGGSGSAGGNGNDGPPIGSRASGGVPGGGSSSAVVLGTAQSGGPSGGGAGGGSSGSAGGAGGSGASSAGGLSSAEREGFGRWRDRQYFGPRRWLQGGREDVWEKEIGDSKKKDYSSGYPLWVSEEMEPWQDRDLSFVRFAAIASLYSEFIGVTTKGELHQWRWSDAEPYSRSNDAALPAIIHHPKTLALNLQHEKVTHISASLIRCSVATESGRIATWMDELLGYAGNKLEHAATNYPEFALDRIISLHTCTLYTVARTESGELFWWGVLPFGQRKRLWDRYKAKAKKPVRPSVNSPEVTVGAQVCMKSCPMYQHGAIGFTISNGVPKVGQLMNAAWDLTSVCRFKLLSMSTLSQQLAASTGLTGAGGSSSSSGGVCGTGGIGIGLNSALSGAGVSGTGMTLGVLGGSGSGGSSSGAGVSGISGTISGLLLDKDSKAVGSSSSVAGGVGCGSGGIGAGGSASGSSGSSSSKQGGAGNKESADRLDMPPPPSPASSTCSDTGSVSNSHKRPKRMAPKEEPDSKKDEEQWLLKEVIFVEDVRSVPIGRVVKVDGEYAAVKFPPPPGTVSSTSCSNSNGGSNSKDKFDDSIEAWQDCRLVRKDELQVIKAATTPRVPDCFQKIPRRIVLNPTPPTTGTEATGSGSNNGGGGNVTSQMLTIAVDSKGIHAIMKTGNRVHYSLFNLNTGRQEQDSAFPTDIGSFLGASPMDVSLTCATGDCTDSVLLLRDGNHTLYPLAKDCVDAIRDPSWLDLPPIKCIAAASLTLPSVGINLKSQVALVVLAPEQQQLMSKILRCDVEGVRQLLAHLAESSEHSGSRGQLLAILDERSDGSRNIMHACISMCAPSSNREIDFQTSTATGAGVANIGTGATSGAGASTSNGSSTSSGGASLDTINVITNTMMGNRPVSIREIMRRNVANREMVVDGSGSGGSSNASPAAALAVVQDDNGSAGGAGGGSTSSMPLVYWSQEYDLTIGDEDSLGGALNSNQMGGGLVGSSGHSQQQTQQQQQQQQQQQQHVSGHHHHTVTTNSTPSVHLASSSSMCKPPSMTPTITETYVADANERRTNALAIVQLLSDSPVLQPHLRALLSAKDAQGQTPFMLAVTCRAYQAGITVFGAIQRLANGDAEVRDSMIFPPGSAPDQSPLGILCCNDTCSFTWTGADHINQDIFECRTCGLTGSLCCCTECAKVCHKGHDCKLKRTSPTAYCDCWEKCKCKALIAGNQNKRFELLCKMANETDLVTRFNSRGESILLFLIQTVGRQMVEQRQYRATSRVRSSSGSARKTPNLESDNEMPEHNLEPPRFARKALDRLLNDWPAVRAMILTGAEQETAVVPNPNQQPFYDDDNQQVYLQSQSGTTLLDKFSHSLIVRCSSDPLEKLLATLVSELQNDTVPGRAEEAQKVARRFVRSVARVFVIFSIERFQHPEKQKNSTTQAKHLQAYRHVFTTLIPFAIEELAEIADALVTPVRLGVVKPIAPFSLSLNNVDSTDDLFSVEPLAPPTNRAGTSSSAMAQIANATANVHLGVDAMDSERSSSGFISRINIRLRDIDDNNDGDALVQDDGENSEQEELVSEQPPPRRSSSLRPVTSAVSLNAEEESQDPLRGEENVQGESDNEFNFHEAETESDSDDNQSTQDAQRSVQTGATAGSDTGLNSLLFDNEDDSGDSTQPDDEGSEDGESDGQSTVDFNLNDEQLERRQTPAGSQRSNLAPQSMQWAIRNRDTVAPDRVRLTTGSSNLVFIDPGTLRRTTAAVTAAQQQDPPTMTTTACALARAFGIVYRQVSDLVAMLPTSMAGGLEVSYQETIRLNMYVEKRLNPTWLWIMTVMEATEGQLRFGAFLTDSTDPSHPLHPFNVPSMGGGSSSNEGVASPAAMISVPAGSRSRATISTLGTASTPRSLGFADNERNARDGGISSGADSESSRRDFLTYCLSLMRAHNSEHRDSLPVLDVTALRHVAYVLDAILYYMRAGNDSDLDRGSGGSGTAAVGGGSSSSWEEQDENDNEEADEDGPAVGGGTPMAMDTDSIDDDVLTRPSLGRRHSFFQRSDSTLCLGCPAHDPFSTPLTEALPLADQPHLLQPNAKREDLFGMPKRPITLPPSGQPAAPSSSNTEGGSCAANLEIPPVRLSLSSSMRNELSAGTNTDSQESGGQEVSNVGGAAASSSSLLLPPSAPSGDATSAATPEGSSRLRVEISLPVGIYQATEAAAAAAAAAASSTSSTSSVGTAGAGTIDLMNSSDSGVGSATKPSGTAVGGSDTQQSPKPPPPPPPPLLVASSATTTATAGGSTSGTTTTAASFSEVYYKKNRLYYVKNSSGSSAVGGSGSKYSEESDVDEVSISSEEPQDLSQSSIKIDVDTDQDHDELSESDSEDSRLNQTPIKRLKLDESTAGASLTVPLATTGGGGDDSSSSNLGNSSLVSQQPAAPLAVGDQTGGQQQPLESVSAIRPPIIVTRRKIAMAAAAAASSATAGTSSDPSSLGSPDALLIANAAAEHAAAQNATASGSSGPSVSFASPLVTVGGSNSSASGSSPGKSVIVRAGSSSSTVFVTNSAGGVGGGSNSSNSSSSSSSSSSSSSTSVSSAELMQPAEAMDIQEISAHVTVETTPAIVQPVLQPELPPRGFYLSGAGSTHQQSSILSDILLGRWRLSLILFGRVFLEDVGVEPGSVIYELNGFPVKEAKFRRYMEKLRHAQQKDLALLKMERNRAALLTQTFKELNTLYNNRRVQQPLAFSRVKVTFKDEPGEGSGVARSFYTAIADALLANEKLPPLDAAQTGPTKYGAGPFNSMLQKHRGSGASVGVGSGGGSSGAGVSGSGGSGSGSGSSSSRRGLSSKQPLWRPNREPRKTLNYDARPYRPTVELNAAAAAAAAAAAAASGSSAGVGTSAGSSSGAGGNNSPPFLHVPDGQFAHHQQLGERLYPKVHQQNPTNAAKITGMLLELPPTQILLLLASDDNLRQKIGEALEIILHRQRMEMESLTNGAQSSASSASGSVATGITVSGVNNANVAGGVPGPSSSASLLSGAGGSNSATDANNIAGATGTVGASLSKKTTPTGSGSMLILDDYQLDAPLFYTPGKRGFYSPRQGYPSSERINAFRNVGRLIGLCLLQNELFPLFLQRHVLKFILRRPIRFHDLAFFDPVVYESLRQIIKDSQTKVGISVLQSLEINFVIDLMPEEGSGTAELVPGGRDIQVNESNVYDYVRKYAEYRMIKTQKKALEAIRSGVFDVLPDTALDQLTAEDLRLLLNGVGDIHVGTLISYTTFNDESNETSDKLIKFKRWLWSVVEKMSIQERQDLVYFWTGSPALPASEEGFQPMPSVTIRPVDDAHLPTANTCISRLYIPLYSSRAVLRHKLLLAIKTKNFGFV, encoded by the exons ATGTCAGCGCTTCACTTCGTAGTACATCCACTCCCGGGCACAGAGGATCAGCTCAACGATAG aATACGGGAGGTAGCAGATAAAATCAACAAATATGGCGTACAGACGCTACCGGGGCTGCAGTCGCTTAAAGTGCCTGTCAAGCAGATCGTTATCGGACCCGCCCATCTAGGATTGCTGCTCGAGGATGGCCGTGCTTTTCGCGTGGCTTTCTCCATCATCCCGGAGCGGCTAGATCTCAGCAAACAGGATGCTTCGAAggccggtgttggtggtaccgGCGGTGCCGGCGGTAGTAATGGTGGTGCAGGAAGTGgcagcggaggaggaggtggtggcggtggcagtggtggcggaAATCCTTCCGGTGGGGGTGGCGGCCAGGCGAACAACAACTCGAAAAGTACCCCAACATCGCGCCAATGCCGCTCGCGAGCTAGAATCatgcgcaccagcagctcagTGCGGGGAGGAGGCAGCAGTTCCGGCTCGGGATCACGCAGTACGGGCGTGATCATGGGTACTGGATCATCTggcagtcgatcgatcgtctccGTACCGCCGCAATCGGTACCAGAAGAGCTAGTCGCGCAGGCACAGGTGGTGCTACAGGGCAAGAGCCGTAATCTGATCATCCGAGAACTGCAGCGCACCAACCTCGACGTGAATCTAGCGGTCAACAATCTGCTTTCGCGCGACGATGAAGGTGGGGACGATACTGAAGAGGGCAGTGATAACTATGTGGCTGAGGATTTGATTTCGCTGCTTGACGGTGGTTTCCACCCGGACAACAGTGTTATCATCGATGCGGAAGCAATGTTCTCCGAGGACGTGTTTGGCTTCTCCAACATTAGGAA TCTTATGCTCTACAGCCGAGCACGCAGTGAACGCAATCAGAACAATTCATCATCTGCTAGCGGCGGAGTggctggtggcagtggtggtaccGGAGGTAGTGGTTCCGCAGGAGGTAACGGTAATGATGGTCCACCTATCGGAAGCCGagctagtggtggtgtgccaggtggtggtagttCTTCGGCAGTCGTCCTAGGAACAGCACAATCGGGTGGACCGTCCGGAGGAGGCGCTGGAGGCGGCTCATCTGGAAGTGCAGGAGGAGCCGGTGGTTCTGGTGCTTCCAGCGCAGGAGGGCTAAGCAGTGCCGAACGGGAAGGCTTTGGACGTTGGCGTGATCGGCAGTACTTTGGTCCACGTCGCTGGCTACAGGGTGGACGAGAGGATGTCTGGGAGAAGGAGATTGGAG ATTCCAAGAAGAAAGACTATTCATCCGGCTATCCGCTGTGGGTGTCGGAAGAGATGGAGCCATGGCAGGACCGAGATCTGTCCTTCGTGCGCTTCGCTGCTATCGCTTCACTCTACTCGGAGTTCATCGGTGTTACGACGAAGGGTGAGCTGCATCAATGGCGTTGGAGCGATGCCGAGCCATACAGTCGTAGCAACGATGCAGCATTACCGGCAATCATACACCATCCTAAGACGCTGGCGCTGAATCTGCAACACGAGAAAGTGACGCATATCTCCGCCTCGCTCATTCGCTGCTCGGTGGCGACCGAGAGCGGCCGCATAGCAACCTGGATGGATGAGTTGCTTGGTTACGCGGGTAACAAGCTGGAGCATGCGGCCACCAACTATCCTGAGTTTGCGCTCGATCGCATCATCTCGTTGCACACCTGCACGCTGTACACGGTCGCGCGCACCGAAAGCGGCGAGCTTTTCTGGTGGGGCGTGTTACCGTTTGGCCAGCGCAAGCGGCTCTGGGATCGGTACAAGGCGAAGGCAAAGAAGCCCGTTCGCCCAAGTGTCAATTCGCCCGAGGTGACGGTTGGTGCACAGGTGTGCATGAAGAGTTGCCCGATGTATCAGCACGGTGCGATCGGCTTTACGATCTCGAACGGTGTACCGAAAGTGGGACAACTGATGAATGCCGCCTGGGATCTGACGAGCGTTTGCCGGTTTAAGCTGCTCTCGATGTCGACCCTTTCGCAGCAGCTAGCCGCAAGTACGGGTCtgacaggagcaggaggaagcagcagtagctcagGTGGCGTATGTGGAACCGGTGGTATCGGCATTGGTCTCAACTCGGCGCTCAGTGGAGCTGGAGTGTCTGGCACCGGCATGACTCTCGGCGTTCTGGGTGGCAGTGGAAGTGGTGGAAGTagcagtggtgctggtgtttctGGTATAAGCGGTACCATCAGTGGTCTGCTCCTAGATAAAGACTCCAAAGCAGTTGGCTCATCGAGCAGTGTTGCCGGTGGAGTAGGATGTGGAAGTGGTGGCATCGGCGCTGGAGGCAGTGCTTCTGGATCTTCGGGTAGTTCCTCCTCGAAACAGGGCGGTGCCGGTAATAAGGAATCTGCTGATCGGCTCGATATGCCGCCGCCTCCTTCACCGGCCTCGAGCACTTGCAGCGATACGGGCAGCGTCTCGAACTCTCACAAACGTCCCAAGCGTATGGCTCCGAAAGAGGAACCGGACTCGAAGAAGGATGAAGAACAGTGGCTATTGAA GGAAGTGATTTTCGTCGAAGACGTACGATCCGTTCCGATAGGTCGTGTTGTCAAGGTGGATGGAGAATATGCCGCGGTCAagttcccaccaccacctggcacGGTGTCATCGACTTCGTGCTCCAACAGCAATGGAGGTAGCAATAGCAAGGATAAGTTCGACGACAGCATCGAAGCGTGGCAAGACTGTAGGTTGGTGCGTAAGGACGAGCTACAGGTGATCAAGGCGGCCACAACGCCCCGAGTTCCGGATTGCTTCCAGAAGATACCGCGCCGCATCGTGCTCAACCCGACACCACCAACTACCGGCACTGAGGCGACtggtagcggcagcaacaacggaggCGGCGGCAATGTGACCTCGCAAATGCTGACAATCGCTGTCGACTCGAAGGGCATACATGCGATCATGAAAACGGGTAACCGGGTGCACTATTCACTGTTCAATCTGAACACCGGACGCCAGGAGCAGGACAGCGCATTTCCGACGGACATCGGTTCGTTCCTGGGTGCCTCACCGATGGATGTATCGCTTACTTGTGCCACCGGCGATTGTACCGATTCGGTACTGTTACTGCGCGACGGCAACCACACCCTGTACCCACTGGCCAAAGATTGTGTCGATGCCATTCGTGATCCGAGCTGGTTGGATCTTCCGCCGATCAAGTGCATCGCAGCAGCCTCGCTCACCCTGCCTTCGGTGGGTATAAATCTGAAATCGCAGGTCGCACTTGTCGTCCTAGcgcccgagcagcagcaactgatgTCGAAGATATTGCGCTGCGATGTCGAAGGTGTGCGACAGTTACTGGCCCACCTGGCCGAGAGCAGCGAGCATAGCGGTAGTAGAGGTCAGCTGTTGGCAATACTGGACGAACGCTCGGACGGTAGTCGTAACATTATGCACGCTTGCATCAGCATGTGTGCTCCTAGCTCGAACcgagaaattgatttccaaaCCTCAACAGCCACTGGTGCAGGTGTTGCAAACATCGGCACTGGAGCGACTAGCGGTGCCGGAGCATCAACATCGAATGGTAGTTCAACATCGAGCGGTGGCGCTAGTTTGGACACGATTAACGTGATCACGAACACGATGATGGGCAATAGGCCGGTAAGCATTCGTGAAATTATGCGTCGCAACGTCGCGAATCGTGAAATGGTGGTCGATGGAAGCGGTTCTGGAGGAAGCTCCAATGCCTCCCCAGCAGCGGCGTTAGCCGTGGTTCAGGATGATAATGGATCAGCAGGAGGTGCCGGTGGAGGCAGCACTAGCTCAATGCCGCTCGTATACTGGTCACAAGAGTACGATCTTACGATCGGGGATGAGGATAGTCTCGGTGGAGCTTTGAATAGCAATCAAATGGGTGGTGGATTAGTAGGAAGCTCTGGacactcacaacaacaaacccagcagcagcagcagcaacagcaacaacagcagcagcacgtcagtgggcatcatcaccacacggTCACCACTAATTCAACACCTTCAGTTCAtctggcatcatcatcctccatgTGCAAACCACCATCGATGACTCCAACCATTACTGAAACCTACGTTGCTGACGCAAACGAGAGACGTACGAATGCACTGGCGATTGTGCAGCTGCTATCCGATAGTCCGGTGCTTCAGCCGCACCTTCGAGCACTACTGAGCGCCAAGGATGCTCAGGGCCAAACACCCTTCATGCTGGCCGTTACATGTCGTGCGTACCAAGCCGGTATTACCGTGTTCGGTGCCATACAACGGCTTGCGAATGGTGATGCAGAGGTGCGCGATTCAATGATATTCCCGCCCGGTTCGGCGCCGGATCAATCACCGCTCGGAATTCTTTGTTGCAATGACACATGTTCGTTTACGTGGACCGGAGCGGATCACATCAATCAGGACATTTTCGAGTGTCGCACTTGCGGCTTGACTGGttcgctttgctgctgcaccgagtGTGCGAAGGTGTGCCACAAGGGACACGACTGTAAGCTGAAACGCACCTCGCCGACGGCGTACTGTGACTGCTGGGAGAAGTGCAAGTGCAAGGCGCTGATTGCCGGTAATCAGAACAAACGCTTCGAATTGCTATGCAAGATGGCCAACGAGACGGATCTGGTAACACGATTCAATTCGCGCGGTGAATCCATACTGCTGTTCCTGATTCAAACCGTAGGACGGCAGATGGTCGAACAGCGTCAGTATCGTGCGACCTCACGCGTTCGTTCCTCCTCGGGCAGTGCTCGCAAAACACCGAACCTCGAGTCGGACAACGAGATGCCGGAACATAATCTTGAACCGCCACGGTTTGCGCGGAAGGCGCTAGATCGACTGCTGAACGATTGGCCAGCCGTTAGGGCTATGATACTGACTGGAGCGGAACAGGAGACGGCGGTCGTCCCCAATCCGAACCAGCAACCGTtctacgatgacgacaaccAGCAGGTGTACCTACAGTCCCAGAGTGGAACGACGCTGCTGGACAAATTCTCGCACAGTCTTATCGTACGGTGTAGCAGTGATCCACTGGAGAAGCTGCTAGCGACGCTGGTAAGCGAACTACAGAATGACACAGTGCCGGGTCGGGCTGAGGAAGCGCAAAAGGTGGCACGTCGTTTCGTCCGTTCGGTTGCTCGCGTTTTTGTGATCTTCAGCATCGAACGGTTCCAGCATccggagaagcagaaaaactcCACGACACAGGCAAAGCATCTGCAGGCCTATCGTCATGTCTTCACCACGCTCATTCCCTTTGCGATCGAAGAGCTGGCTGAGATTGCAGACGCACTGGTCACCCCGGTGCGGTTGGGTGTAGTGAAACCGATCGCACCGTTCAGTCTTTCTCTGAACAATGTTGAT AGCACGGACGATCTGTTTTCCGTGGAACCGTTGGCACCACCAACGAACCGCGCTGGTACCAGTAGCAGTGCCATGGCGCAGATTGCAAACGCGACCGCTAACGTACACCTAGGGGTAGATGCGATGGATAGTGAGCGATCGTCGTCGGGATTTATTTCACGCATCAATATCCGGCTGCGCGACATTGACGATAACAACGATGGTGATGCACTGGTGCAAGACGACGGTGAAAACtcggagcaggaggagctggTTAGTGAGCAGCCACCGCCTAGAAGGTCGTCCTCGTTGCGCCCGGTTACGAGTGCTGTTTCGTTAAATGCCGAAGAGGAGTCACAGGATCCGCTGCGTGGCGAGGAGAACGTCCAGGGAGAGAGCGACAACGAGTTCAACTTCCACGAGGCAGAAACGGAATCCGATTCTGACGATAACCAGAGCACGCAGGATGCGCAACGTAGCGTACAGACGGGCGCAACGGCTGGCTCGGATACAG GTCTCAATTCGCTGCTGTTCGACAATGAAGATGATTCGGGCGATTCGACGCAACCGGACGATGAAGGGTCAGAGGATGGCGAAAGCGATGGCCAGTCGACGGTGGATTTCAATCTGAACGATGAGCAGCTCGAGCGCCGCCAGACACCGGCCGGTAGTCAACGCAGCAACCTGGCACCCCAATCGATGCAGTGGGCCATCCGGAACCGTGATACGGTCGCACCTGACCGTGTCCGGCTTACGACGGGCAGCTCCAATCTGGTGTTTATCGATCCGGGGACACTGCGGCGCACGACAGCTGCCGTAACGGCAGCTCAACAGCAGGACCCACCGACAATGACCACGACGGCCTGTGCCCTCGCGCGGGCATTCGGAATTGTCTATCGTCAGGTGTCCGACTTGGTCGCGATGCTGCCCACGAGCATGGCCGGTGGGCTCGAAGTGTCGTATCAGGAAACGATTCGGCTCAAT ATGTACGTGGAGAAACGGCTTAATCCAACATGGCTTTGGATCATGACGGTAATGGAGGCAACCGAAGGACAGCTACGGTTCGGTGCGTTCCTCACGGATTCTACCGATCCGTCCCATCCGCTGCACCCATTCAATGTACCATCGATGGGTGGTGGTTCGAGTAGTAACGAAGGTGTAGCTTCGCCGGCGGCCATGATAAGTGTGCCGG caggcagcagaagcagagcgACTATCAGCACGCTCGGCACAGCGTCCACTCCGCGTAGCCTTGGATTTGCCGATAATGAGCGCAACGCGCGTGATG gTGGTATTTCATCGGGAGCTGATTCGGAATCGAGCCGACGGGATTTCCTTACCTATTGCCTCTCGCTAATGCGGGCCCACAACTCGGAGCACCGCGACTCATTACCCGTACTAGACGTGACCGCGCTTCGTCACGTTGCCTATGTACTCGATGCGATCCTATACTACATGCGCGCCGGAAACGACAGTGATCTAGATCGTGGgagcggtggtagtggcacCGCTGCAGTCGGTGGCGGTTCCAGCTCGTCCTGGGAGGAACAGGATGAAAACGATAACGAGGAAGCAGACGAGGATGGTCCCGCAGTCGGTGGTGGCACTCCAATGGCCATGGATACGGAttcaatcgatgatgatgtgctaACGCGCCCCTCGCTTGGTCGTCGCCATTCGTTCTTCCAACGTTCGGATTCCACGTTGTGCCTTGGTTGTCCAGCGCATGATCCTTTCAGCACACCGCTTACCGAGGCACTGCCACTTGCTGATCAGCCTCATCTACTTCAACCGAATGCTAAGCGAGAAGATCTGTTCGGTATGCCTAAGCGCCCGATTACCCTACCCCCGAGCGGTCAACCAGCAGCGCCAAGTAGCAGTAATACCGAAGGAGGAAGCTGTGCAGCCAATCTGGAAATTCCTCCCGTACGCTTGAGTCTTTCCTCTTCGATGAGAAACGAACTGAGTGCTGGTACGAACACCGATAGTCAGGAATCCGGAGGTCAGGAAGTGTCGAATGttggtggagcagcagcttcgtcgtcttctttgttgctaccaccatcagcaccatccggTGATGCGACATCGGCAGCGACGCCGGAAGGTTCCTCTCGGCTGCGTGTTGAAATTTCCCTTCCCGTAGGAATCTATcaggcaacagaagcagcggctgcggcggctgctgctgccgcatcTTCAACGAGCTCCACTTCCTCTGTCGGTACTGCAGGCGCCGGGACGATCGACTTGATgaacagcagcgacagtggCGTTGGTTCGGCGACGAAACCATCGGGAACAGCAGTTGGTGGCAGCGATACTCAACAATCACCTaaaccacctccaccgccaccaccacccctgctTGTCGCTTCTTCCGCGACAACGACGGCTACTGCCGGTGGTAGTACTAgcggcactaccaccacggCTGCATCATTCTCGGAAGTGTACTACAAGAAGAACCGGCTGTACTACGTGAAGaacagcagtggcagcagcgcaGTTGGCGGCAGCGGTAGTAAGTACAGCGAAGAGTCCGACGTCGATGAAGTGAGTATCAGCTCCGAAGAGCCGCAGGACTTGTCGCAATCGTCGATTAAAATCGATGTCGATACGGATCAGGATCACGACGAACTATCGGAGTCGGACTCGGAGGACTCGCGGCTCAATCAGACACCGATCAAGCGCCTGAAGCTGGACGAATCCACCGCTGGTGCATCACTCACCGTACCATTGGCGACGACCGGTGGAGGCGGTGACGATAGCAGCTCCTCGAACCTCGGAAACAGCAGCCTTGTCTCGCAGCAGCCCGCTGCTCCCCTCGCCGTTGGAGACCAAACCGgcggtcagcagcaaccacttGAGTCCGTCTCCGCAATAAGGCCACCGATCATTGTAACCCGCCGCAAGATTgcgatggcggctgctgcagcagcatcttcggcAACAGCAGGTACATCATCCGATCCGTCGTCTTTAG GTTCACCTGATGCGCTACTCATTGCCAATGCTGCAGCAGAACATGCGGCTGCTCAAAACGCTACCGCATCCGGTTCCTCGGGTCCATCGGTTTCGTTTGCCAGCCCACTGGTGACGGTAGGAGGCAGTAATAGTTCCGCTTCCGGATCATCGCCGGGCAAGAGTGTGATCGTCCGTGCTGGATCGTCTAGCTCGACG GTATTCGTCACGAACAGTGCTGGTGGCGTGGGAGGTggtagcaatagcagcaacagtagcagtagtagcagcagcagcagcagtagcagcagcacatcggtCAGTTCGGCCGAACTGATGCAACCGGCAGAAGCAATGGACATTCAGGAAATATCGGCACACGTAACGGTCGAGACAACACCGGCCATAGTGCAACCCGTGCTACAGCCGGAGTTGCCACCGCGCGGATTCTATCTAAGCGGTGCCGGCTCAACACACCAGCAGTCGTCCATCCTTTCAGACATTCTGCTTGGCCGGTGGCGCCTCTCGCTGATACTGTTCGGGCGCGTCTTTCTCGAGGATGTGGGCGTCGAACCGGGCAGTGTCATTTACGAATTGAATGGGTTCCCGGTAAAGGAAGCAAAATTCCGACGCTACATGGAAAAGCTGCGCCACGCGCAGCAGAAAGACCTGGCACTTCTGAAGATGGAGCGCAATCGGGCGGCACTATTGACGCAAACGTTCAAGGAGCTGAACACCCTGTACAACAACCGACGCGTACAGCAACCGCTCGCATTCAGCCGTGTGAAGGTCACGTTCAAGGATGAGCCGGGTGAGGGTTCGGGTGTAGCGCGCAGCTTCTATACCGCCATCGCCGATGCTCTGTTGGCCAACGAGAAGCTGCCACCGCTCGATGCGGCCCAAACTGGACCCACCAAGTATGGTGCTGGTCCGTTTAACAGTATGCTACAGAAGCACCGTGGTAGCGGTGCCTCCGTCGgcgttggtagtggtggcggtagtAGTGGCGCCGGTGTCAGTGGAAGTGGCggcagtggtagtggcagcggcagcagcagctcacgcCGTGGGCTTTCCAGCAAACAACCACTCTGGCGTCCGAATCGTGAACCTCGCAAAACGCTCAACTACGATGCACGACCTTATCGGCCGACAGTGGAActgaatgctgctgccgccgccgcagcagcagcagcagcggcggcatcGGGCTCGTCGGCAGGAGTTGGTACCTCGGCCGGTAGTTCATCGGGCGCCGGTGGTAATAACAGTCCACCCTTCCTTCATGTACCCGATGGACAGTTcgcgcatcatcagcagctcgGCGAGCGGCTCTATCCGAAGGTGCACCAACAGAATCCGACCAATGCGGCCAAGATCACGGGCATGCTGTTGGAACTGCCACCGACGCAGATCCTACTACTGCTCGCCTCCGACGACAATTTGCGCCAGAAGATTGGTGAAGCGCTCGAAATCATTCTCCACCGGCAGCGCATGGAGATGGAAAGTCTCACGAATGGTGCGCAATCATCCGCGTCATCCGCTTCTGGGTCCGTCGCCACCGGTATCACTGTTAGCGGCGTTAACAACGCGAATGTTGCTGGCGGTGTACCAGgtccatcttcttctgcttctctgctCAGCGGTGCAGGTGGTAGTAATAGCGCTACCGATGCAAACAACATCGCTGGAGCAACAGGGACAGTGGGCGCTTCGCTTTCGAAAAAGACCACACCGACCGGCAGTGGCTCGATGCTGATCCTGGACGACTATCAGCTGGACGCACCCCTTTTCTACACGCCTGGCAAGCGTGGTTTCTACAGCCCCCGACAGGGTTATCCGTCGAGCGAACGAATCAATGCATTCCGCAACGTCGGAAG atTGATCGGATTGTGTTTGCTTCAAAACGAGCTATTTCCACTGTTCCTGCAACGTCACGTACTGAAGTTCATTCTGCGGCGACCAATCCGTTTCCACGATCTAGCGTTCTTCGATCCGGTCGTGTACGAATCGCTGCGGCAGATTATCAAAGACTCGCAGACGAAGGTCGGCATCAGTGTGCTGCAGAGCTTGGAGATCAACTTTGT GATTGATCTGATGCCGGAGGAAGGTTCCGGTACGGCCGAGCTGGTTCCCGGTGGTCGTGATATTCAGGTGAACGAAAGCAACGTCTACGATTACGTGCGCAAGTATGCCGAGTATCGGATGATCAAAACGCAAAAGAAGGCTCTCGAG GCCATCCGTTCCGGTGTATTTGATGTGTTACCGGATACGGCGCTCGATCAGCTGACGGCTGAGGATTTGCGCCTACTGCTGAACGGTGTTGGTGACATTCACGTCGGTACGCTCATCTCCTACACGACGTTCAACGATGAGTCGAACGAGACGAGCGACAAGCTGATCAAGTTCAAGCGCTGGCTCTGGAGCGTGGTGGAAAAAATGAGTATCCAGGAACGCCAGGATTTG GTTTACTTCTGGACTGGTTCACCCGCACTGCCCGCTTCCGAGGAAGGCTTCCAACCGATGCCTTCGGTCACGATCCGACCGGTGGACGATGCACATTTGCCTACGGCCAATACGTGCATCTCGCGGCTCTACATCCCGCTCTATTCCAGCCGGGCCGTCCTGCGCCACaagttgctgctggcgattaaaacgaaaaacttTGGCTTTGTTTAA